The uncultured Desulfobulbus sp. genome window below encodes:
- a CDS encoding YchJ family metal-binding protein: MSRQSLCPCESGLDYDSCCGPLLAGERTAPTAEALMRSRYTAYTRVALDYLLKSWHPSTRPASIEVESIPHWCGLEILDTHGGQVGDLAGVVEFRATALGSERLIVLRERSQFIFEEGAWLYVDGEFIQEEEPPSSPEPSSVSKAGAKAKKKIGRNDPCPCGSGRKYKKCCGL, from the coding sequence ATGAGCAGACAATCCCTTTGCCCCTGTGAGTCCGGCCTTGACTATGATAGCTGTTGTGGTCCCCTGCTTGCCGGAGAGAGAACCGCCCCCACCGCGGAGGCGTTGATGCGCTCCCGCTACACTGCCTACACTCGAGTCGCTCTAGACTACCTGCTGAAGAGCTGGCATCCTTCCACCCGACCAGCGTCTATCGAGGTTGAGTCTATTCCCCACTGGTGTGGGCTGGAGATTCTCGATACCCATGGAGGACAAGTGGGAGACCTGGCTGGTGTTGTCGAGTTTCGGGCGACGGCACTTGGGAGTGAACGCTTAATTGTCCTCAGGGAACGCAGTCAATTTATCTTTGAGGAAGGCGCCTGGTTGTATGTGGATGGCGAATTTATTCAGGAAGAAGAACCACCCTCCTCACCGGAGCCATCTTCTGTGTCCAAGGCCGGTGCCAAAGCTAAAAAGAAAATTGGGCGGAATGATCCCTGCCCCTGTGGCAGTGGTCGTAAATACAAGAAGTGTTGCGGCCTCTAA
- a CDS encoding phage tail sheath C-terminal domain-containing protein, translated as MATYLHPGVYIEEIPSGAKPIEGVSTSVAALIGYTTSGPIGTPTLVHSWDEYKKEFGAITSETDTMTLAAYYFFLNGGRDAYVGRLAKDTKPATLASGNVLGRGVASAADVLEVIAANQGVSGNVLKVQCEAASDGYRFSVSVSVGDDIIEQFTSLSMDPTDASYAPILVNSSSQYIRLALPAGLNSFYKPATSVSGDLSGLDYSGVITGMTLTLNIDNLGARIITLGEPDGGSYNGSKVAAEIQKQVLALGPEYVGFTCSYAADALTLTSGTSSAASRVSVRPGALATLLKLGAVAGTEKHGSEDVVPGGMASAVALTGGDDGVAPGVEDYNEFFAKLKKVRDVNIVLLPGQYMPSDGTGNPVIDAGEAHCTAMGSRMLLVDPPPGIELDQGQSVTDLNLPTSTYSVLYYPWVQVKNPLYSKESNPTASTTLTVAPSAFAAGIWARTDGTRGVWKAPAGVGASVSGVAALEYVVEDGDQDQLNPLGVNCLRKMPGYGHVIWGTRTLATKANPEWRYVPVRRTALYIESSIRNGIQWAVFEPNDHRLWSSLRANIGAFMDGMFRAGAFQGQKGSDAYFVRCGLGDTMTQDDIDRGQVIAVVGFAPLKPAEFVIVRIQQKVGQS; from the coding sequence ATGGCCACCTATCTGCATCCCGGCGTGTACATCGAAGAAATTCCCAGCGGCGCCAAACCCATCGAGGGCGTATCCACCAGTGTGGCTGCGCTGATTGGTTATACCACCAGCGGGCCCATTGGAACGCCGACACTGGTGCACAGTTGGGATGAGTATAAAAAAGAATTTGGTGCAATCACCTCTGAAACAGACACCATGACCCTGGCCGCCTATTACTTTTTTTTAAATGGCGGGAGAGATGCTTATGTCGGTAGGCTGGCAAAAGATACCAAACCAGCCACCCTGGCAAGTGGCAATGTTTTGGGTAGAGGTGTGGCTTCTGCAGCCGATGTGCTTGAAGTCATCGCCGCCAATCAGGGGGTGAGCGGCAACGTTTTGAAGGTCCAGTGCGAGGCCGCAAGCGATGGGTACCGTTTCTCTGTGTCGGTGAGTGTAGGGGATGATATCATTGAGCAGTTTACCTCCCTCTCCATGGATCCTACCGATGCCTCCTATGCTCCAATTCTGGTGAACAGTTCATCCCAATATATCCGTCTTGCTTTGCCAGCAGGACTTAACAGCTTTTACAAGCCTGCCACTTCGGTTTCCGGGGACTTGAGTGGACTTGATTATTCCGGAGTGATCACAGGCATGACGTTGACCCTGAATATTGACAACCTAGGAGCCCGGATAATCACCCTTGGGGAACCAGATGGTGGCAGTTATAACGGAAGTAAGGTTGCTGCTGAAATTCAAAAGCAGGTTTTGGCACTGGGCCCTGAGTATGTTGGGTTTACCTGCAGCTATGCAGCCGATGCCTTGACTTTGACATCGGGAACGAGTTCCGCCGCCTCCAGGGTTTCGGTGAGGCCAGGAGCACTTGCGACCCTGCTGAAACTTGGAGCCGTAGCCGGAACAGAAAAACACGGGAGTGAGGATGTTGTTCCTGGGGGGATGGCTTCCGCTGTCGCGCTCACCGGCGGTGATGATGGTGTCGCTCCCGGGGTTGAGGATTACAACGAATTTTTTGCCAAACTTAAAAAAGTACGCGATGTTAACATCGTTCTTCTACCGGGACAGTATATGCCATCCGATGGCACCGGCAATCCAGTTATCGATGCCGGAGAGGCCCACTGCACGGCCATGGGAAGCCGCATGCTGCTGGTTGACCCGCCTCCTGGGATAGAGCTGGATCAGGGGCAAAGCGTGACTGATCTCAACCTGCCCACCTCGACCTATAGCGTGCTCTACTATCCCTGGGTGCAGGTAAAAAATCCCCTCTATTCCAAAGAGTCCAATCCCACTGCTTCCACCACCCTGACAGTTGCTCCCTCTGCCTTTGCCGCAGGCATCTGGGCTCGTACCGATGGAACCCGTGGCGTCTGGAAAGCCCCTGCTGGCGTCGGAGCCTCCGTGAGTGGTGTTGCTGCCCTGGAATATGTGGTTGAGGATGGTGATCAGGACCAGCTCAATCCCCTGGGGGTCAACTGTCTGCGCAAGATGCCCGGATATGGTCATGTGATCTGGGGGACCCGTACCCTGGCTACCAAGGCTAATCCGGAATGGCGGTATGTCCCTGTACGCCGCACAGCTCTCTATATCGAATCCAGTATCCGCAATGGCATTCAGTGGGCTGTGTTTGAGCCCAATGATCATCGACTCTGGTCATCTCTTCGCGCTAATATAGGCGCTTTTATGGATGGTATGTTTCGAGCGGGAGCATTTCAGGGGCAGAAAGGCTCGGATGCCTATTTTGTTCGCTGCGGTCTGGGAGACACCATGACCCAGGATGATATCGACCGTGGTCAGGTGATCGCTGTGGTTGGCTTTGCTCCGCTCAAGCCGGCTGAGTTTGTCATTGTCCGTATTCAGCAAAAAGTCGGTCAATCGTAA
- a CDS encoding phage tail protein — protein MAAPTFPVNAHRHDPYRTFKFQIIIDGKPVAGLKKMGALKRKTEAVKWRSAGDPSTERILPGGTSYEPVTLEQGLSHDPVFENWANLVNNVDGDAAMSLANFRKDIVINVLNLQGTVVISYVLYRAWVSEYQALPEMDAGSMNAVGIQTITLQHEGWQRDSAVQEPAET, from the coding sequence ATGGCAGCTCCCACATTTCCTGTAAATGCCCATCGTCACGATCCCTACCGTACCTTTAAGTTTCAGATCATTATCGATGGTAAACCCGTGGCTGGTTTGAAAAAAATGGGTGCACTGAAACGCAAGACCGAAGCGGTCAAGTGGCGCTCTGCCGGTGATCCTTCCACAGAACGCATTCTTCCCGGTGGCACAAGTTATGAACCTGTGACCCTGGAGCAGGGGCTCTCCCATGATCCGGTTTTTGAAAATTGGGCGAACCTGGTCAATAACGTGGATGGTGATGCGGCCATGTCGCTGGCCAATTTCCGTAAAGATATCGTGATCAATGTGCTGAACCTGCAGGGGACTGTAGTTATTTCCTACGTCCTCTATCGAGCCTGGGTTTCCGAGTACCAGGCACTACCGGAAATGGATGCGGGTTCGATGAACGCGGTCGGTATTCAGACCATAACCCTGCAGCATGAGGGGTGGCAACGCGATAGCGCCGTGCAGGAGCCTGCGGAAACCTAA